In Chaetodon trifascialis isolate fChaTrf1 chromosome 4, fChaTrf1.hap1, whole genome shotgun sequence, one DNA window encodes the following:
- the ephx4 gene encoding epoxide hydrolase 4 encodes MARVLHNLLLFLFRLALKIRVVAYWSLIYAYCALCTVVALLKLWWNIILRPTATFQWAIRETPPACLNDTSLGTHCYVRIKESGLRFHYVAAGERGKPLMLFLHGFPEFWFSWRYQLREFKSEFRVVAIDMRGYGESDLPLSAESYRFDYLVTDIKDIVEYLGYNRCCLVGHDWGGTIAWLFAIHYPEMVTKLIVLNCPHPSVFTDYALRHPSQLLKSSHFFFFQLPRFPELMLSINDFKALKALFTSRSTGIGRKGRWLAAEDLEAYLYALSQPGALTGALNYYRNVFSSLPLSHNHVRSPVLLLWGERDAFLEQEMAEACRLYIRNHFRLNIISGASHWLQQDQPDIVNTLIWTFLKEGEGRKSYRN; translated from the exons ATGGCGAGAGTGCTCCACAACTTGCTGTTATTTCTCTTTAGACTTGCGCTGAAAATCCGAGTTGTGGCTTACTGGTCGCTGATCTACGCGTATTGTGCTCTGTGCACCGTCGTGGCCCTGCTCAAACTTTGGTGGAACATCATCTTAAGGCCGACGGCGACCTTCCAATGGGCGATTCGTGAAACTCCCCCGGCTTGCCTGAATGACACGTCCTTGGGAACCCACTGTTATGTTCGGATCAAG GAGTCTGGCCTCAGGTTTCACTATGTGGCTGCCGGAGAGCGAGGGAAGCCGCTCATGCTGTTTTTACACGGCTTCCCTGAGTTCTG GTTCTCCTGGCGTTACCAGCTGCGCGAGTTCAAGAGCGAGTTCCGCGTGGTGGCCATCGACATGCGCGGCTACGGCGAGTCCGACCTGCCGCTCTCCGCTGAGAGCTACCGCTTCGATTACCTGGTGACCGACATCAAGGACATTGTGGAGTACTTAG GATACAACAGATGTTGTCTCGTCGGCCACGACTGGGGGGGGACCATAGCGTGGCTGTTTGCCATTCACTACCCAGAGATGGTGACAAAGCTCATCGTCCTGAACTGCCCGCATCCCTCCGTGTTCACAG attACGCTCTGCGTCACCCGAGCCAGCTGCTGAAATCCagccacttcttcttcttccagctgCCTCGCTTCCCGGAGCTCATGCTCTCCATCAACGATTTCAAG GCTCTGAAGGCCTTGTTCACCAGCCGCAGCACGGGCATCGGGAGGAAAGGCCGCTGGCTCGCTGCAGAGGACCTGGAGGCGTATCTGTATGCACTGTCACAGCCGGGAGCTCTGACCGGAGCCCTCAACTACTACAGGAACGTCTTCAG ctccttGCCCCTGAGCCACAATCACGTCAGGTCtccggtgctgctgctgtggggtGAGCGCGACGCCTTCTTGGAGCAGGAAATGGCGGAGGCGTGCCGCCTCTACATCCGGAATCACTTCCGTCTGAACATCATCTCCGGGGCCAGTCACTGGCTGCAGCAGGACCAGCCTGACATTGTGAACACCCTCATATGGACCTTCCTGAAGGAGGGCGAGGGACGCAAAAGCTACAGGAACTAA